One Antarctobacter heliothermus DNA segment encodes these proteins:
- a CDS encoding WD40 repeat domain-containing protein — translation MRSIFSFAAALALAGLSAGAAQSQSIETISVSPDGKTVLVGGSNRTVYTISADSMEVTGRQYVPHLVRQIVHGAIGELVFFRDDADVVTAYKVDGMAEAWSVSDVDDMAYDAQTRVIAALDQHFKDDSVRLLQASTGEQLARVAMGKIKANLIALEPGAGKALILTGYTKTDAEQKQDEPEDLTKLQKADFKQMTDGYVSNVVTVDFVSGSFEMAETPYRVSYPKAVRVSDGKMMILRTNVDSMLLGPDGTGALIDLGEDYFNHAGIDAKGENYILAKSVELRFMPVSGEGAEGVLKGDRLRGGPAEWITAMTEAADGTLYFGTNAYRLLRVGPTRGKIEIMPVF, via the coding sequence ATGCGTTCCATTTTTTCATTTGCAGCGGCGCTTGCGCTGGCCGGGTTGTCCGCCGGTGCCGCCCAATCCCAGTCCATCGAGACAATCAGTGTATCGCCTGACGGCAAGACCGTGCTTGTCGGCGGATCTAACCGGACAGTCTATACAATTTCCGCCGACTCGATGGAGGTGACCGGGCGCCAGTATGTGCCTCATCTGGTGCGCCAGATCGTGCATGGCGCCATCGGAGAGTTGGTGTTTTTCCGCGACGATGCGGATGTTGTGACCGCCTACAAGGTCGATGGCATGGCCGAGGCGTGGTCCGTGTCGGACGTCGATGACATGGCCTATGACGCCCAGACTCGGGTGATTGCCGCGCTGGATCAGCATTTCAAGGACGATTCGGTGCGATTGTTGCAGGCTTCCACGGGCGAACAGCTGGCGCGCGTTGCCATGGGCAAGATCAAGGCGAATCTGATCGCCTTGGAACCGGGGGCGGGCAAGGCCCTGATCCTGACCGGCTATACCAAGACCGACGCCGAGCAGAAACAGGATGAGCCTGAGGATCTGACCAAGCTGCAAAAAGCCGATTTCAAGCAAATGACAGATGGCTATGTCAGCAACGTGGTCACGGTTGATTTTGTCTCGGGCAGTTTCGAGATGGCCGAGACACCGTATCGTGTTTCCTACCCCAAGGCCGTGCGGGTGAGCGATGGCAAGATGATGATTTTGCGGACCAATGTGGATTCGATGTTGCTGGGCCCGGATGGCACCGGCGCGTTGATCGATCTCGGAGAGGACTATTTCAATCACGCCGGGATCGACGCGAAGGGTGAAAACTACATCCTCGCCAAAAGTGTCGAATTGCGGTTCATGCCGGTCAGCGGCGAAGGTGCCGAAGGGGTGCTGAAAGGGGATCGCCTGCGGGGTGGTCCGGCGGAATGGATCACCGCTATGACCGAAGCAGCTGACGGCACGCTTTATTTCGGGACCAACGCGTATCGGCTGCTCAGGGTTGGCCCGACGCGCGGCAAGATAGAGATCATGCCGGTGTTTTAA
- the greA gene encoding transcription elongation factor GreA, whose product MDKFPMTRAGYTALETELKQLKSVERPAIIQAIAEARELGDLKENAEYHSAREKQGFIEGRIKELEGAISLAEVIDPTKLSGTIKFGATVTLVDEDTDEEKTWQIVGQHEASVEKGLLNIKSPIARALIGKDEGDSVEVNTPGGSKSYEILSIAYK is encoded by the coding sequence ATGGACAAGTTCCCGATGACCCGCGCGGGATACACCGCGCTTGAGACCGAATTGAAACAGCTCAAGTCCGTTGAGCGTCCCGCCATCATTCAGGCGATCGCAGAGGCGCGCGAACTGGGCGACCTGAAAGAGAACGCCGAATACCATTCGGCGCGCGAAAAGCAGGGATTCATCGAAGGGCGCATCAAGGAACTTGAAGGCGCTATCAGTCTGGCCGAGGTGATCGACCCCACGAAACTGTCGGGCACGATCAAGTTCGGCGCCACCGTGACACTGGTCGATGAGGATACGGATGAGGAAAAGACCTGGCAGATCGTCGGCCAACATGAAGCCAGCGTCGAAAAGGGTCTGCTGAACATCAAATCCCCCATCGCACGCGCGCTGATCGGCAAGGACGAAGGCGACAGCGTCGAGGTGAACACCCCCGGCGGCTCCAAGTCGTATGAAATCCTGAGCATCGCCTACAAGTAA